Proteins encoded within one genomic window of Triticum aestivum cultivar Chinese Spring chromosome 2D, IWGSC CS RefSeq v2.1, whole genome shotgun sequence:
- the LOC123054494 gene encoding norbelladine synthase codes for MKGSLCHDFETGLPAAEVWEMYRGLRISQVVPQLLPDIFKKAELVEGDGGVGTVLHLTFSHGVAPLEYQKEKFIKIDHENYVKEAIIVEGGLLDHGFLKYLMRIEIIGQSDKTSTIRSTIEYEVDDEKTGNTSFVSTSALACLAEAITEYIKAQKSA; via the exons ATGAAAGGTAGCCTTTGCCATGACTtcgagacaggcctccccgcggcggAGGTATGGGAGATGTATCGAGGTCTCCGTATTAGCCAGGTAGTTCCTCAATTGCTTCCCGATATCTTCAAAAAGGCCGAGCTTGTTGAAGGAGATGGCGGTGTCGGGACAGTTTTGCATCTCACCTTTTCTCATG GGGTTGCTCCATTAGAATATCAAAAGGAAAAGTTCATCAAGATTGACCATGAAAACTATGTCAAGGAGGCCATAATAGTAGAAGGAGGCCTTCTAGATCATGGATTTCTGAAATATTTGATGAGAATTGAGATTATAGGGCAAAGCGATAAAACATCTACAATAAGGTCAACCATCGAATATGAAGTTGATGACGAAAAGACAGGCAACACATCCTTTGTCAGCACCAGTGCACTAGCTTGCCTGGCTGAGGCAATCACAGAGTATATCAAGGCACAGAAAAGCGCCTGA
- the LOC123054493 gene encoding norbelladine synthase: MTRVLHRKNPCSKRLELTLQSLASHTELTEAMKGNLCHEFETGLPAADVWEIYGGLRIGQLVPELLPDMLKKVELVDGDGGVGTVLHLTYSPGIPGFEYQKEKFIKIDNENYVKEALVVEGGVLDHGFQKCLVRFEIIGQTNETSAIRSTIEYEIDDDKTDNASFVSTSGVAHIAEAITNYIKAQKSAEQAREETL; encoded by the exons ATGACTCGTGTTCTACACAGAAAAAATCCATGTAGCAAGAGGCTAGAACTCACTCTGCAATCTTTGGCAAGCCACACAGAACTCACAGAAGCAATGAAAGGGAACCTCTGCCATGAGTtcgagacaggcctccccgcggccgatGTATGGGAGATCTATGGAGGCCTCCGTATTGGCCAGTTGGTGCCTGAATTGCTTCCAGATATGCTCAAAAAGGTCGAGCTTGTTGATGGAGATGGCGGCGTCGGAACAGTTTTGCATCTCACCTACTCTCCTG GAATTCCTGGATTCGAATATCAAAAAGAGAAGTTCATCAAGATTGACAATGAAAACTATGTCAAAGAGGCACTAGTAGTAGAAGGAGGCGTTCTAGATCATGGATTTCAGAAATGTTTGGTACGGTTTGAGATTATAGGGCAAACAAATGAGACATCTGCAATAAGATCAACCATTGAATATGAAATTGATGACGACAAGACAGATAACGCATCCTTCGTCAGTACCAGTGGTGTAGCTCATATTGCTGAGGCCATCACAAACTATATCAAGGCACAGAAAAGCGCTGAGCAAGCTCGTGAAGAAACGTTGTAA